The following coding sequences are from one Ornithodoros turicata isolate Travis chromosome 1, ASM3712646v1, whole genome shotgun sequence window:
- the LOC135384462 gene encoding uncharacterized protein K02A2.6-like → MRQDGKGLADLLEKYAQIFTDELGEIQREQATLILKEGAVPKFMKARSIPFALKPAVERELEKLEKLGVIESVTSSRYASPIVPVVKTDGSIRLCGDYKASLNPCSETEVYPLPKIDEMLAALAGGKRFSKIDFSQAYQQVVVDEQSSQYLTLNTHKGLYRVKRLAFGISSAPSIFQRVMDNMLKDLEGVICYIDDILVTGSNEKDHLQNLERVLQRLDERGVRIKRKKCDFFKQELRFLGHVISDRGISTAPDKVNAILYAPAPKDKKQLKSFIGLVTHYTKFLADLSTVMHPLNNLLCKNAPYAWSSQCESAFVKVKQMLAAAPILAHYDPTMPLEVGCDASSYGLGAVLSVIQKDGTRKPVAYASRSLTHSETRYSQLEREGLALVFAVKKFHYYIYGRKFHLVTDHKPLEVIFGPKNGIPTIAAARLQRWAITLSAYNYSLVHRQGQTNFEADCLPLPYRPSTTEGDDVDTFYSLRWESFPVNSSDIARATAKDSILSVVLKYVLSGWPPTLSREDIKPYWSRKNELSESRGCILWGMRIVIPTFLRTTVLQELHEGHPGIVRMKEISRSYVWWPRIDVAIEAVVKGCPTCQQGRALPTPAPLHPWAWPTRPWSPLHIDFAGPFQQRYFFVVVDAHSKWPEVFIMTSTSTELTIAKLRDIFSRFGLPEVLVSDNGPQFASKLFQDFVKQNGIKHIRSAPYHPSSNGQAERFVRTMKEAIRKDHACRPLEARLNSFLLAYRNTPQASTQQSPAALLLGRPLRTRLDLLRPDSEATVRYHQFKGSEQKKGRTDSSQLEPTFW, encoded by the coding sequence ATGCGCCAGGACGGAAAGGGCCTCGCAGATCTCCTAGAGAAATACGCGCAAATCTTCACAGATGAACTCGGCGAAATACAACGTGAGCAGGCCACTCTAATCCTTAAAGAAGGAGCAGTTCCTAAGTTCATGAAAGCAAGGAGTATTCCTTTCGCGTTAAAACCTGCCGTCGAAAGGGAATTGGAGAAGCTCGAAAAGTTAGGAGTCATTGAATCAGTGACATCGAGTCGTTATGCGTCTCCTATTGTGCCCGTCGTGAAAACAGACGGATCAATACGCCTGTGTGGCGACTACAAAGCTTCCTTAAACCCGTGTTCGGAAACGGAAGTATACCCATTACCGAAGATTGACGAGATGCTTGCGGCCTTGGCAGGAGGGAAGCGATTTTCAAAAATTGACTTCAGTCAAGCGTACCAGCAGGTTGTCGTTGACGAACAGTCAAGCCAGTATCTGACACTTAATACACACAAAGGCCTGTACAGAGTAAAGCGTCTCGCGTTTGGAATCTCGTCTGCGCCCTCCATTTTCCAACGTGTCATGGACAACATGCTAAAGGACTTAGAGGGAGTCATCTGCTACATCGATGACATCTTGGTAACTGGTAGCAACGAGAAAGACCAtctgcaaaatttggaaagaGTACTGCAACGTCTAGATGAACGAGGTGTCagaatcaaaagaaaaaaatgtgacttTTTTAAACAAGAGCTTCGTTTCTTGGGCCACGTTATCAGCGACAGAGGCATCTCGACGGCACCTGATAAAGTGAATGCCATATTGTATGCACCCGCTCCAAAGGATAAGAAGCAACTGAAGTCATTCATTGGCTTAGTGACGCATTACACGAAGTTCCTCGCTGATCTATCTACTGTTATGCACCCACTAAACAATTTATTGTGCAAGAATGCTCCCTATGCATGGTCTTCTCAGTGTGAGAGTGCCTTCGTAAAAGTGAAGCAAATGTTGGCTGCAGCGCCGATCTTGGCACATTATGATCCCACTATGCCGCTCGAAGTTGGATGTGACGCTTCGTCATATGGGTTGGGTGCAGTATTGTCAGTCATACAGAAAGACGGAACAAGAAAGCCAGTCGCGTACGCATCACGATCACTAACGCATAGTGAAACTCGGTATAGTCAATTGGAGCGTGAAGGGCTAGCACTCGTGTTCGCAGTGAAAAAGTTCCATTATTACATTTATGGACGGAAGTTTCATCTCGTTACAGACCATAAACCCCTTGAAGTGATTTTTGGTCCCAAAAACGGGATCCCCACGATCGCCGCTGCTCGCCTCCAGAGATGGGCCATCACCTTATCGGCATACAATTACAGCCTGGTGCATCGTCAAGGGCAAACGAACTTCGAGGCTGACTGCCTGCCACTACCCTACCGGCCGTCAACTACAGAAGGGGACGACGTGGACACCTTCTATTCCCTTCGATGGGAAAGTTTCCCCGTTAACAGCTCCGATATTGCACGGGCTACAGCTAAGGATTCCATCCTAAGTGTTGTTCTGAAGTATGTGCTCTCTGGCTGGCCTCCGACGCTGTCAAGGGAAGACATTAAGCCCTACTGGAGCAGGAAGAACGAACTCTCGGAAAGTCGTGGCTGCATCCTGTGGGGTATGCGCATAGTCATCCCGACCTTTTTGCGCACAACTGTTCTTCAGGAACTACACGAAGGTCATCCTGGGATCGTACGCATGAAAGAAATTTCACGGAGCTACGTCTGGTGGCCTCGCATCGACGTGGCCATCGAGGCTGTAGTGAAAGGTTGTCCAACATGCCAACAAGGAAGAGCTTTACCTACTCCGGCTCCTCTCCACCCCTGGGCTTGGCCAACGAGACCTTGGTCCCCTCTGCACATCGACTTCGCGGGTCCTTTTCAACAGAGGTACTTCTTCGTGGTGGTCGATGCGCACTCCAAATGGCCCGAGGTATTCATCATGACATCTACTTCTACAGAACTAACTATTGCAAAATTAAGGGACATATTCAGTCGATTTGGATTACCAGAAGTTTTGGTATCTGATAACGGCCCTCAGTTTGCCAGTAAGCTCTTTCAAGACTTTGTCAAGCAGAATGGGATCAAACATATCAGGTCAGCGCCATACCATCCTTCGTCAAACGGCCAGGCGGAGCGTTTTGTACGCACAATGAAGGAAGCAATCCGTAAAGACCACGCATGCAGACCCCTGGAAGCCAGACTGAATAGTTTTCTGCTTGCCTACAGGAACACTCCACAGGCCAGCACACAGCAATCTCCGGCAGCCCTCCTTTTGGGAAGACCCTTACGGACCCGATTGGATCTATTAAGACCAGACTCCGAAGCAACAGTTCGGTACCACCAGTTCAAGGGAAGCGAACAGAAAAAAGGAAGGACAGACAGTTCGCAGTTGGAGCCAACGTTTTGGTGA
- the LOC135384470 gene encoding uncharacterized protein LOC135384470, translated as MSQKSQIANFRPVLDEDGTVRVSGRLQYSTMPKQVKQPVLIPHGHKLAELVVEAAHRRLLHSGVQDTITEVRERYWVPRCRQLAKRILFRCTSCALYRAKPAAAPMAPLPVERVNESGPFEVVGIDFAGPLFMKSSEGSDQKAYIALFTCAVTRVIHLELVSGMTMTRLLLAFKRFTAGRGLPSVIYTDNAPTFKRAEKEMEGIKRAKLPGPPLLPWNSLEIHR; from the coding sequence ATGAGTCAGAAGTCACAGATCGCGAACTTTCGACCTGTGCTCGACGAAGATGGCACAGTACGGGTCTCTGGCCGTCTGCAGTATTCAACAATGCCGAAGCAGGTGAAGCAGCCAGTACTGATACCTCATGGACATAAGCTTGCCGAGCTCGTTGTGGAGGCCGCTCATCGTCGGTTGCTACATAGCGGCGTACAAGACACGATAACAGAAGTTCGAGAGCGCTATTGGGTTCCAAGATGCCGACAACTGGCGAAAAGGATTCTGTTTCGTTGCACTTCCTGTGCTCTCTACAGAGCCAAACCAGCAGCTGCACCTATGGCCCCTCTTCCTGTCGAACGAGTGAACGAAAGTGGACCTTTCGAGGTAGTCGGCATAGACTTTGCGGGGCCACTGTTCATGAAGTCCTCAGAAGGAAGCGACCAGAAGGCTTATATCGCACTGTTCACCTGCGCCGTCACTCGAGTCATACATCTAGAGTTGGTATCAGGAATGACAATGACACGCTTGCTCTTGGCCTTCAAGCGTTTTACAGCAGGACGAGGGCTGCCGTCAGTGATATACACGGACAACGCTCCAACCTTCAAACGAGCAGAAAAAGAAATGGAAGGCATTAAAAGGGCCAAGCTCCCAGGACCACCTCTCCTGCCATGGAATTCGCTGGAAATACACCGTTGA